One Aegilops tauschii subsp. strangulata cultivar AL8/78 chromosome 7, Aet v6.0, whole genome shotgun sequence genomic window carries:
- the LOC109756922 gene encoding uncharacterized protein, translated as MGSQLPPPPAASTATTHAAAADGMTTTISSLGQDQLLEIFLRLPNLPALVRAALTCRSWLGAVRSSRPFRRLFRALHPAPLLGLFLEVDEDAAPSFAPLRRTDPDVAAALRCGDFFLTSLPVQDGAYTGWGIVDCRDGYILLRNMFSLAAVNPMTWAVDIIPMPDDVRAGSGLSFGFLGFHLLSSEENPWSLRVVCVCADVSRVRAAVFSSETWDWAIHPWVEIGGDNSLKYNAGMLVDGSVYWPFHGEHRMIRINTATMEVINVDLPLQVDVESCNYNAGETRDGQLCIVYAADDFHLHVWIRGVDGDGIGIWVPQNILSLSAEIGRVTRGWLGHLRVVQVRSGYVYLSMKCITPVGILRCWFLSLSLETMKIESLIHGTFGDSAYPYIMAWPPCLICHDGSSTGHEVEASH; from the coding sequence ATGGGTAGCcaactgccgccgccgccggctgcGTCCACGGCCACCACCCACGCTGCCGCCGCCGACGGAATGACCACCACCATATCCTCGCTCGGCCAGGACCAGCTCCTCGAGATCTTCCTCCGCTTGCCCAACCTGCCGGCGCTCGTCCGCGCGGCGCTCACCTGCCGCTCCTGGCTCGGGGCCGTCCGCTCCTCCCGGCCCTTCCGCCGCCTCTTCCGCGCCCTCCACCCGGCGCCACTCCTCGGGCTGTTCCTCGAAGTCGACGAAGATGCCGCCCCCTCCTTCGCCCCCCTGCGCCGCACAGATCCCGAcgtcgccgccgccctccggtgcgGCGACTTCTTCCTCACCTCCCTCCCCGTGCAGGACGGCGCGTACACGGGCTGGGGCATCGTGGACTGCCGCGACGGCTACATCCTCCTGCGGAACATGTTCTCCCTCGCCGCCGTGAACCCCATGACCTGGGCCGTGGACATCATCCCGATGCCCGACGACGTGAGGGCTGGGAGCGGCCTCAGTTTCGGCTTCCTTGGTTTCCATCTGCTGTCTTCTGAGGAGAACCCCTGGTCGCTCCGCGTGGTCTGCGTCTGCGCGGATGTGTCTAGGGTTCGTGCTGCCGTCTTCTCGTCCGAGACATGGGATTGGGCCATCCACCCATGGGTTGAAATTGGCGGCGACAACAGCCTAAAGTACAATGCTGGCATGCTGGTGGATGGTTCCGTTTACTGGCCTTTCCATGGCGAACACCGCATGATAAGGATCAACACAGCCACCATGGAGGTCATCAATGTGGATCTACCCTTGCAGGTGGATGTGGAGAGCTGCAATTACAACGCTGGGGAGACTAGGGATGGTCAGCTATGCATTGTCTATGCTGCCGATGATTTTCACCTCCATGTTTGGATCCGTGGTGTGGATGGTGATGGAATTGGGATTTGGGTGCCGCAGAACATACTCTCTTTGAGTGCAGAAATTGGTCGGGTCACTCGGGGCTGGCTGGGCCACCTTAGGGTTGTGCAAGTTAGGTCTGGATATGTCTACTTGTCCATGAAATGCATTACCCCTGTTGGCATACTCCGCTGCTGGTTCTTATCCCTTTCATTGGAGACCATGAAGATTGAGTCACTGATCCACGGGACATTTGGTGACTCTGCCTATCCGTACATTATGGCCTGGCCTCCTTGTTTGATTTGTCATGATGGGAGCAGCACTGGGCATGAAGTTGAAGCTTCTCACTGA